A single region of the Lotus japonicus ecotype B-129 chromosome 4, LjGifu_v1.2 genome encodes:
- the LOC130712430 gene encoding uncharacterized protein LOC130712430, which translates to MGLHTSSSTQSKNNSRTPSKKHYKSRATPMQNPEAPVPEDVSNTSVSANDEDDVATSSHGSDETLSDKPAKEVSLSKDSSSSSKSSDSKAANSTDVLSEESMKTPPIVHDVSNDEDSEDVPLASVAARMLK; encoded by the coding sequence atgggtttgcacACAAGTTCTTCCACTCAATCCAAGAATAACTCAAGAACTCCTTCCAAGAAGCACTACAAGTCTCGTGCAACCCCAATGCAAAACCCTGAAGCCCCTGTGCCTGAGGATGTTTCAAACACTTCTGTCTCTGCAAATGATGAAGacgatgtcgcgacatcttCCCATGGCTCCGATGAGACATTGTCTGATAAGCCTGCCAAGGAAGTTTCACTCTCAAaggattcttcctcttcatccaagaGTTCTGATTCCAAGGCTGCAAACTCAACGGATGTTTTGTCAGAGGAGTCGATGAAGACCCCTCCCATTGTTCATGATGTCTCtaatgatgaagattcagaggaTGTGCCTCTGGCGAGTGTTGCTGCCAGAATGCTAAAATGA